The proteins below are encoded in one region of Helianthus annuus cultivar XRQ/B chromosome 2, HanXRQr2.0-SUNRISE, whole genome shotgun sequence:
- the LOC110927361 gene encoding dirigent protein 18 — protein MSNQSFLSIVAILVIVLQTAILKTTAVDPQPSAGEPHVFELYMHDILGGSNPTARPVTGLLGNIYSGQVPFARRIGFRAPQGGVAIPNANGQIPTVNANGIPLGTGLVGTQFAGNINQNNAQNQIAASLGPDGLGLGFGTITVIDDVLTIDPKSGSQMLGRAQGVYVASSADGSRQMMTFTAMMEGGEYGDSINFFGVYHIGSAMSRLSITGGTGKFLHACGFAEVRSLIPAGQIVADGVESLLRLTVHLSY, from the coding sequence atgtcaAACCAATCTTTCCTTTCGATCGTCGCGATCCTCGTCATCGTCCTGCAAACCGCCATCTTGAAAACAACGGCAGTCGACCCACAACCATCAGCAGGCGAACCTCATGTTTTCGAGCTTTACATGCACGACATTCTAGGCGGCAGCAACCCAACAGCCAGACCAGTAACAGGTCTACTAGGAAACATATACAGCGGACAAGTCCCCTTCGCTAGACGCATAGGTTTCCGCGCACCACAAGGTGGGGTCGCCATCCCAAACGCCAACGGCCAAATCCCAACCGTCAACGCCAATGGTATCCCACTAGGAACCGGCTTAGTTGGCACCCAGTTCGCAGGAAACATAAACCAAAACAATGCACAAAACCAGATAGCAGCCAGTTTGGGACCAGATGGGCTTGGACTAGGATTTGGGACCATAACTGTCATTGACGACGTGTTAACCATCGACCCAAAGTCCGGTTCGCAGATGCTAGGAAGAGCACAGGGAGTTTATGTTGCTAGTTCGGCTGATGGGAGTAGACAGATGATGACATTTACAGCCATGATGGAAGGTGGTGAGTATGGAGATAGTATAAACTTCTTTGGAGTGTACCATATTGGAAGTGCAATGTCGCGGTTGTCGATCACGGGTGGGACTGGGAAGTTTTTGCATGCTTGTGGGTTCGCTGAGGTGCGGTCATTGATACCAGCTGGTCAGATTGTTGCTGATGGTGTGGAGTCTTTGCTCAGGTTGACTGTTCATCTTTCTTATTGA